From the genome of Amycolatopsis sp. NBC_01488, one region includes:
- the ptsP gene encoding phosphoenolpyruvate--protein phosphotransferase has protein sequence MSELDAASAEKRTSAESLSGVAVSPGRASGPVVRVAEPLGEPAATPAPADPAAEAARIQPAAAIVAGRLEKQAETATGEAATILITTAAMAADPALASQAEQLVKTQGLPAARAVYQAAEGFAEALAAAGGYMAERVRDVRDVRDRLIAELLGIAPPGVPELASPSVLVARDLAPADTAGLDPAKVLALVTEEGGPTSHTAILARALGIPAVVAVRGLLKLDAQALAVDGDAGTVEVADPSAPVVTATVAQLAEWNGTGSTSDGHRVKVYGNVGSPADAQAAADAGAEGVGLFRTEFCYLDASDEPSVAEQRAAYTAVLSPFRGKPVIVRTLDAGADKPLAFLSPEAEPNPALGVRGLRVAFDRPEILDRQLEAIAGAAEDSGAEVSVMAPMVATVSEATWFAERVRAAGIARAGVMIEIPAAALSAREILEAVDFVSVGTNDLAQYTFAADRQLGAVAKLNDPWQPGLLRLLKLIGDAAKATGKPAGVCGEAAADPRLALVLAGLGLTSLSMNAPAIRTVGASLASTTLAECEALAEAALATSDPAAARAAARP, from the coding sequence ATGTCTGAGCTTGATGCCGCCTCCGCTGAGAAGCGCACGTCGGCGGAGTCTCTGTCCGGGGTCGCCGTCAGCCCCGGCCGCGCGAGTGGTCCCGTCGTCCGCGTCGCGGAGCCGCTCGGTGAGCCCGCCGCCACTCCGGCCCCGGCCGATCCCGCCGCCGAAGCCGCCCGGATCCAGCCCGCCGCCGCGATCGTCGCCGGCCGGCTCGAGAAGCAGGCCGAGACCGCCACCGGCGAGGCCGCGACGATCCTCATCACCACCGCCGCGATGGCGGCCGACCCGGCGCTCGCGTCGCAGGCCGAACAGCTGGTCAAGACGCAGGGGCTGCCCGCCGCACGAGCCGTGTACCAGGCCGCGGAAGGCTTCGCCGAAGCGCTGGCCGCCGCGGGCGGGTACATGGCGGAGCGCGTCCGCGATGTCCGCGACGTGCGCGACCGGCTGATCGCCGAGCTGCTCGGCATCGCGCCGCCGGGGGTGCCCGAGCTGGCGTCGCCGAGCGTGCTGGTCGCGCGCGACCTCGCCCCGGCCGACACCGCGGGCCTCGACCCGGCGAAGGTGCTCGCCCTGGTCACCGAGGAAGGCGGCCCGACGAGTCACACCGCGATCCTCGCGCGAGCGCTGGGCATCCCGGCCGTCGTCGCGGTGCGCGGACTGCTGAAGCTGGACGCGCAAGCGCTTGCGGTCGACGGCGACGCGGGCACGGTCGAGGTCGCGGACCCGTCGGCACCGGTTGTGACGGCGACGGTGGCGCAGCTGGCCGAGTGGAACGGCACGGGCTCGACGTCCGACGGTCACCGCGTGAAGGTCTACGGCAACGTCGGTTCCCCGGCCGACGCCCAGGCCGCGGCCGACGCGGGCGCCGAGGGTGTCGGCCTGTTCCGCACCGAGTTCTGCTACCTGGACGCTTCGGACGAACCGTCGGTGGCCGAGCAGCGCGCGGCGTACACGGCGGTGCTTTCGCCGTTCCGCGGCAAGCCGGTGATCGTGCGGACGTTGGACGCGGGCGCCGACAAGCCGCTGGCGTTCCTTTCGCCGGAAGCCGAGCCGAACCCGGCGCTCGGAGTGCGCGGGCTGCGCGTGGCGTTCGACCGTCCCGAGATCCTGGACCGCCAGCTCGAGGCGATCGCGGGCGCGGCGGAGGATTCGGGCGCCGAGGTCTCGGTGATGGCCCCGATGGTCGCGACGGTCTCCGAAGCGACTTGGTTCGCCGAGCGGGTTCGCGCGGCGGGCATCGCCCGGGCGGGCGTGATGATCGAGATCCCGGCGGCGGCGCTGAGCGCCCGCGAGATCCTGGAAGCGGTCGACTTCGTCTCGGTGGGCACGAACGACCTGGCGCAGTACACGTTCGCGGCCGACCGCCAGCTCGGCGCGGTGGCGAAGCTCAACGACCCGTGGCAGCCGGGCCTGCTACGCCTCCTGAAGCTGATCGGCGACGCGGCCAAGGCAACGGGCAAGCCGGCGGGCGTGTGCGGCGAAGCGGCGGCGGACCCGCGGCTGGCGCTGGTCCTGGCGGGTCTCGGCCTGACGAGCCTGTCGATGAACGCCCCGGCGATCCGCACAGTCGGCGCGAGCCTGGCTTCGACGACGCTCGCGGAGTGCGAGGCGCTCGCAGAGGCGGCGTTGGCAACCTCGGACCCAGCGGCAGCCCGCGCGGCGGCTCGCCCCTGA
- a CDS encoding MFS transporter, giving the protein MTITAEAPAGPAGPAGPAGPAETAETARAGRREWVGLAVLALPTLLVSLDVFVLVLALPKLAASLHADGTQQLWIMDTYGFMVAGFMVTMGTLGDRIGRRKLLLIGAAAFGIASVVAAFSTSPGMLIAARAVLGVAGATLAPSTLSLIGTLFKNPQQRAQAIGIWAGCFTVGAIIGPMVGGFLLEHFWWGSVFLLGVPAMVLLLAIGPKLLPEYRDEQAGRLDFPSVALSLAAILPAVYGVKELARDGVHPVPVVALAAGLAVGYVFVKRQRALKDPLVDFSLFSAKAFRTALGGMLLFSMLGGTTMLFGAQFLQVAQHLSPVGAALGLLPGMAASTVSFLVAPVLARRVKVNVLIAGGVALAAAGMVILALVEPAAGPAWLALGFAVTSTGVGPMVALGTDLVVGSVPQRKAGAAASLAQTVNEFGYAFGIATVGTLGNAVARVHGLPSGLHVVAGLAAAAFAVLVWFVARNLRGA; this is encoded by the coding sequence ATGACCATCACCGCCGAAGCGCCGGCCGGACCGGCTGGACCGGCTGGACCGGCTGGACCGGCCGAGACGGCCGAGACGGCGAGGGCCGGGCGCCGGGAGTGGGTCGGCCTCGCCGTGCTCGCCCTGCCCACTCTGCTCGTCTCGCTCGACGTCTTCGTCCTCGTTCTCGCGCTGCCGAAGCTCGCCGCGAGCCTGCACGCCGATGGCACCCAGCAGCTGTGGATCATGGACACCTACGGTTTCATGGTCGCCGGGTTCATGGTCACCATGGGGACCCTCGGCGACCGGATCGGCCGCCGGAAGCTGCTGCTGATCGGGGCCGCCGCCTTCGGGATCGCTTCCGTCGTCGCCGCCTTCTCCACCAGTCCCGGCATGCTCATCGCCGCACGGGCCGTGCTCGGGGTCGCGGGGGCGACGCTCGCTCCGTCGACGCTTTCGCTCATCGGGACCCTCTTCAAGAACCCGCAGCAGCGCGCCCAGGCCATCGGGATCTGGGCCGGCTGCTTCACCGTCGGCGCCATCATCGGCCCGATGGTCGGCGGCTTCCTCCTCGAGCACTTCTGGTGGGGCTCGGTCTTCCTGCTCGGCGTGCCCGCCATGGTCCTGCTGCTCGCCATCGGCCCGAAGCTGCTGCCCGAGTACCGCGACGAGCAGGCCGGACGGCTCGACTTCCCCAGCGTCGCGCTCTCGCTCGCCGCCATCCTGCCCGCCGTCTACGGCGTCAAGGAACTGGCTCGCGACGGCGTCCACCCCGTTCCCGTGGTCGCTCTCGCCGCCGGCCTGGCCGTCGGGTACGTCTTCGTGAAGCGGCAACGCGCCCTGAAGGACCCTCTGGTCGACTTCAGCCTCTTCTCCGCGAAGGCGTTCCGCACCGCGCTCGGCGGGATGCTCCTGTTCAGCATGCTCGGCGGCACCACGATGCTGTTCGGCGCGCAGTTCCTGCAGGTCGCGCAGCACCTTTCGCCGGTCGGCGCCGCGCTCGGGCTGCTGCCCGGGATGGCCGCCTCGACCGTCAGCTTCCTCGTCGCGCCCGTTCTCGCGCGCCGGGTGAAGGTGAACGTCCTGATCGCCGGTGGGGTCGCCCTCGCCGCGGCCGGCATGGTGATCCTCGCGCTCGTCGAGCCCGCGGCCGGGCCGGCGTGGCTCGCGCTCGGGTTCGCCGTGACGTCGACGGGAGTCGGGCCGATGGTCGCGCTGGGCACCGATCTCGTCGTCGGCTCGGTTCCGCAGCGCAAGGCCGGCGCCGCCGCTTCGCTGGCCCAGACCGTCAACGAGTTCGGCTACGCCTTCGGCATCGCGACCGTCGGGACCCTGGGCAACGCCGTCGCCCGGGTGCACGGTCTTCCCAGCGGGCTGCACGTCGTCGCCGGGCTCGCCGCCGCCGCGTTCGCGGTCCTCGTCTGGTTCGTCGCGCGGAACCTCCGGGGCGCCTGA
- a CDS encoding DUF1707 SHOCT-like domain-containing protein, translating into MGEEETAAAEPVTETKPLSERDLRVSDDEREHVVGVLQKAIGRGMIDLDEFTERTDRALASRTRGELNAVLADLAGLYHPAAAMAAAPSYAPPPAGYGGYSPGHRFELNAKYSSLVRSGPWVVPPEMVVRNKYGSTKLDFTEAQVQSPVVHIELDAKWGSVEVIIPEHAAIDVNSITDVKFGSLEDKTRSNGHLGNPRFVLSGRVHGGSLVIRHPRRGLFG; encoded by the coding sequence ATGGGCGAGGAAGAGACCGCGGCGGCGGAACCGGTGACCGAAACCAAGCCGTTGAGCGAGCGCGATCTTCGGGTGTCCGACGACGAGCGCGAGCACGTCGTCGGGGTACTGCAGAAGGCGATCGGCCGGGGCATGATCGACCTGGACGAGTTCACCGAGCGCACCGACCGCGCGCTGGCGTCCCGGACCCGCGGCGAGCTGAACGCCGTGCTGGCCGACCTCGCCGGGCTCTACCACCCGGCGGCCGCCATGGCCGCCGCGCCGTCGTACGCGCCGCCGCCGGCGGGCTACGGCGGTTACTCGCCCGGGCACCGGTTCGAGCTCAACGCGAAGTACTCGTCGCTGGTCCGCAGCGGGCCGTGGGTGGTGCCGCCCGAGATGGTCGTGCGGAACAAGTACGGCTCGACGAAGCTCGACTTCACCGAGGCCCAGGTGCAGTCGCCGGTGGTGCACATCGAGCTGGACGCCAAGTGGGGCTCGGTCGAGGTGATCATCCCCGAGCACGCGGCGATCGACGTCAACTCGATCACCGACGTCAAGTTCGGCTCGCTCGAGGACAAGACGCGCAGCAACGGGCACCTGGGAAACCCGCGCTTCGTGCTGAGCGGCCGGGTCCACGGCGGCTCGCTGGTCATCCGGCACCCGCGGCGCGGGCTGTTCGGCTAG
- a CDS encoding response regulator transcription factor: MSEEPRISVMVVDDHPIWRDGVARDLTENGFDVRATAPNADAAVRIARTVLPDVVLMDLNLGTTSGVDATREITSALPSTKVLVLSASGEHKDVLEAVKAGASGYLVKSASAAELVDAVHRTAAGDPVFTAGLAGLVLGEYRRMADAPAEGAEPPRLTERETDVLRLVAKGLTARQIAERLVLSHRTVENHVQSTLRKLQLHNRVELARYAIEHGLDGE; encoded by the coding sequence ATGAGCGAGGAGCCGCGGATCTCCGTGATGGTGGTCGACGACCACCCGATCTGGCGTGACGGGGTGGCGCGTGACCTGACCGAAAACGGCTTCGACGTGCGGGCGACCGCCCCAAACGCGGACGCCGCCGTGCGGATCGCGCGCACTGTCCTGCCGGACGTCGTGCTGATGGACCTCAACCTCGGCACCACCTCCGGCGTCGACGCGACCCGCGAGATCACGTCGGCGCTGCCGTCGACGAAGGTGCTCGTGCTGTCCGCGAGCGGCGAGCACAAGGACGTCCTGGAGGCGGTGAAGGCCGGCGCGTCCGGCTACCTGGTCAAGTCGGCGTCCGCGGCGGAGCTGGTGGACGCGGTGCACCGGACCGCGGCCGGCGACCCCGTGTTCACCGCGGGCCTGGCCGGGCTGGTGCTCGGCGAGTACCGGCGGATGGCCGACGCGCCGGCCGAAGGCGCCGAGCCGCCACGCCTGACCGAGCGCGAGACCGACGTCCTGCGCCTGGTCGCGAAGGGGCTGACCGCGCGGCAGATCGCCGAACGGCTCGTGCTGTCGCACCGCACGGTGGAGAACCACGTGCAGTCGACGCTGCGGAAGCTGCAGCTGCACAACCGCGTCGAGCTGGCCCGGTACGCGATCGAACACGGCCTCGACGGGGAGTAG
- the macS gene encoding MacS family sensor histidine kinase, whose product MTSARTPDPVTPMWRGVLAFRLLTWAFAAGTVIIQSGHYEREWLAWTVLGVMALWSVVSSFLYLRERTRPPALVVFDLVLTTALLLTSPWVLSDAQFAADVPLITTVWAAVPPVAAGARFGAGGGVLAGLLLGVATGLAREKFDLDVARDGVLLAAAGLLVGMAATMGRRSAARLEQALRKEAATAERERLARSIHDSVLQVLARVRKRGNEVGGEAAELAKLAGEQEIALRSLVTTEPPAPNDSGTASLRAALQLLATSSVQVSTPADDVELPAHVTDELVAVTREALSNVEKHAGPEARAWVLLEDLGGEVVVSIRDDGPGIPDGVLERAAAAGHLGVVESIRGRVRDLGGSATLDTGPGRGTEWEVRVPSTRGAG is encoded by the coding sequence ATGACCTCGGCGCGGACGCCCGACCCGGTCACGCCGATGTGGCGTGGCGTGCTCGCGTTCCGCCTGCTCACCTGGGCGTTCGCCGCCGGTACCGTGATCATCCAAAGTGGACACTACGAGCGCGAGTGGCTGGCCTGGACCGTCCTCGGCGTGATGGCGCTGTGGTCGGTGGTCAGCAGCTTCCTCTACCTGCGCGAGCGGACGCGGCCGCCGGCGCTGGTGGTCTTCGACCTCGTGCTCACCACCGCGTTGCTGCTGACCTCGCCGTGGGTGCTGTCCGACGCGCAGTTCGCCGCGGACGTCCCGCTCATCACGACGGTGTGGGCGGCCGTGCCACCGGTCGCCGCGGGCGCGCGCTTCGGCGCCGGCGGCGGCGTGCTGGCCGGGCTGCTCCTCGGGGTGGCGACCGGGCTCGCGCGGGAGAAGTTCGACCTGGACGTCGCCCGCGACGGCGTCCTGCTCGCCGCGGCCGGGCTGCTGGTCGGCATGGCCGCGACGATGGGCCGCCGGTCCGCGGCGCGGCTGGAGCAGGCTCTGCGGAAGGAAGCGGCGACGGCCGAGCGGGAGCGGCTGGCCCGCTCGATCCACGACAGCGTGCTGCAGGTGCTCGCCCGGGTCCGCAAGCGCGGCAACGAGGTCGGTGGCGAAGCGGCCGAACTGGCGAAGCTGGCCGGCGAGCAGGAGATCGCGCTGCGGTCGCTGGTGACGACCGAGCCGCCGGCGCCGAACGACAGCGGCACGGCGAGCCTGCGCGCCGCGCTGCAGCTGCTCGCGACGTCGTCGGTGCAGGTCTCGACGCCGGCGGACGACGTCGAGCTGCCGGCCCACGTCACCGACGAGCTGGTCGCGGTAACCCGCGAAGCGCTCTCGAACGTGGAGAAGCACGCGGGCCCCGAAGCGCGGGCGTGGGTGCTGCTGGAAGACCTCGGCGGCGAGGTCGTGGTGAGCATCCGCGACGACGGACCGGGCATTCCGGACGGCGTTCTCGAGCGAGCGGCCGCGGCCGGGCACCTCGGCGTGGTGGAATCCATCCGGGGGAGGGTGCGCGACCTCGGCGGGAGCGCGACCCTCGACACCGGGCCCGGCCGGGGCACGGAGTGGGAGGTCAGGGTGCCGAGCACGAGAGGTGCAGGATGA
- a CDS encoding AI-2E family transporter: protein MSHARREDPFLPEHEDITGLIPRGLRISAALAWRFIVVVAALYAVLWVIGYLSVVIIPLSIALLLSALLAPAVQKLVAVRFPRGLATAIVLIAGLAVLGGLLTFVITQFSSGLPQLQKQLNDSLNQIKEWLLNGPPHLRQEQIQDFINQAIGFIQNNQASITTTALTTASTVGEILTGFLLTLFITIFFLSGGEGIWTFLVRAVPRRVRNRVDVAGRRGFASLVSYVRATAAVAVVDAVGIGIGLWIMGVPLVIPLATLVFIGAFIPIIGAVITGGVAVLVALVTNGFIGAVIVLAIVIGVMQLESHVLQPLLLGRAVKLHPLAVVLAITAGLVAAGIPGALLAVPLLAVLNAGVRSLLHETDPDPAEVNVLTDQAAQPNDAEPGSGNAEVPTRGDEDE, encoded by the coding sequence GTGAGCCACGCGCGACGCGAAGATCCATTCCTGCCGGAGCACGAGGACATCACCGGGCTGATTCCCCGGGGCCTGCGCATCAGCGCGGCATTGGCGTGGCGGTTCATCGTGGTGGTCGCCGCGCTGTACGCCGTGCTCTGGGTGATCGGCTACCTGTCCGTCGTCATCATCCCGCTGTCCATCGCCCTGCTGCTGTCCGCGCTGCTCGCACCGGCGGTGCAGAAGCTGGTCGCGGTGCGGTTCCCGCGCGGGCTGGCGACGGCGATCGTGCTGATCGCCGGGCTGGCGGTGCTCGGCGGGCTGCTGACGTTCGTCATCACGCAGTTCTCCTCCGGCCTGCCGCAGCTGCAGAAGCAGCTGAACGACAGCCTCAACCAGATCAAGGAGTGGCTGCTCAACGGGCCGCCGCACCTGCGCCAGGAGCAGATCCAGGACTTCATCAACCAGGCGATCGGGTTCATCCAGAACAACCAGGCGTCCATCACGACGACCGCGCTGACCACGGCGAGCACCGTCGGCGAAATCCTCACCGGGTTCCTGCTGACGCTGTTCATCACGATCTTCTTCCTCAGCGGCGGCGAAGGCATCTGGACGTTCCTGGTCCGCGCGGTGCCCCGGCGGGTCCGCAACCGCGTGGACGTCGCCGGGCGCCGCGGGTTCGCGTCGCTGGTCAGCTACGTGCGCGCGACGGCGGCCGTGGCCGTGGTCGACGCCGTCGGCATCGGCATCGGGCTGTGGATCATGGGCGTCCCCCTGGTGATCCCGCTGGCCACGCTGGTGTTCATCGGCGCGTTCATCCCGATCATCGGCGCCGTGATCACCGGCGGCGTCGCCGTGCTGGTCGCCCTGGTGACGAACGGCTTCATCGGCGCGGTGATCGTGCTGGCCATCGTGATCGGCGTGATGCAGCTGGAAAGCCACGTCCTGCAGCCGCTGCTGCTGGGCCGCGCGGTGAAGCTGCACCCGCTGGCCGTGGTGCTGGCCATCACCGCCGGCCTGGTCGCGGCCGGGATCCCCGGCGCGCTGCTGGCCGTGCCGCTGCTGGCGGTGCTCAACGCCGGCGTCCGGTCGCTGCTGCACGAGACCGACCCGGACCCGGCCGAGGTGAACGTCCTCACGGACCAGGCCGCGCAGCCGAACGACGCCGAGCCGGGGTCCGGCAACGCGGAAGTGCCGACGCGCGGCGACGAAGACGAATGA
- a CDS encoding beta strand repeat-containing protein, with the protein MQTWAKRGLQTALVTGGLLMLGTGIASADENVNPDAPASPLDLNVTAPIQEANNAVGTPFGQLDLPAGQTELSTKPVTNAANEAAKQLDEASPISQSTLGGATKADGAGAFTPAHNNLKGNKVTGDVVVPIQIVDNAIGVIGDANVVGGNHTQTWDHNQDIATTGEGSSIAGNAVALDWALPVQIAGNGGGVAGGTGRVTGGSASQSATETGNVDTNGDGSALSGNVVAGQLATPVQVTGNAASYLLGNGQSHGYSADTAATSGGSLFSSGDNSAGSGNVVGAPIALPVKFNCNSGAVWGSLSNSDGCNTSADAKAGDTREGSLGIPTYVQTSGNDSFLSGTGGAASLSPIANVAGVAGSWIGNASAGIPDAGSSSSTVDSGGFVKTAGDNASGSGNVLNPSVALPVEVFGVGGTYIGQANAAHDNTTDANAGNGSYTKGNDSVLGGNIVNTQAAGAPEVFGIGGSHIGNATGSATEDKTVTAGAYDGTQGSDSSGSGNVVQVPVGLPAEVFGVGGSFIGQGSGSADETKVVSGGGGGSTHDDNGFLSSNLGTVPASLPVQVANIGGAFVGQGHGKGSTDTTSNAGGDVTANGPAGAGAGNIVEAPVSLPVLAAGSGAALAGIGTGENNNITDSTAGGDALTDGQDGALTGNIVKAPIAGAAQLFSDGVAAAALGHGLGTSDTMSQAGGDATTNGDRGSVAGNIIGADALPVAQVFGDAVSAAGVASGTGINTTSVHNAGDDTTSGVEGAISGNILDIPATAIAQLFGDAVTVGGVAHAVGDNTLTTQNGGEPVTEGDGSSLSGYNFYHALAVPVQIFGVPLELLGVATADATDMTSIDGNDDAIAFPVDGSEMAADELPSLTGLASGLPTAGLPTQGLPALPTALPTAAPIGAQRADLPTGGNPLAGLSQLAHLPTPGGVSGVPALPKPTLPNASALPAVTGLSALGGALPGHTERADLPTAGLPIATPALPVLAALPGTERADLPTGGLPVALPALPTGGLPVALPALPALGGVPALPVALPVTPALPATPALPAAPALPVNAKLPVLNSAAPAAQVPAMSGLDSTGFLAKLLGLVKRK; encoded by the coding sequence ATGCAGACGTGGGCAAAGCGCGGACTCCAGACCGCACTTGTCACGGGTGGGTTGCTGATGCTGGGTACCGGCATCGCTTCGGCTGACGAGAACGTCAACCCCGACGCCCCGGCCTCCCCGCTCGACCTGAACGTCACGGCTCCCATCCAGGAAGCCAACAACGCGGTCGGCACCCCCTTCGGCCAGCTGGACCTGCCCGCCGGGCAGACGGAGCTGAGCACCAAGCCGGTCACCAACGCGGCGAACGAAGCGGCGAAGCAGCTCGACGAAGCGAGCCCGATCAGCCAGAGCACCCTCGGCGGTGCCACCAAGGCCGACGGCGCGGGCGCCTTCACCCCGGCGCACAACAACCTCAAGGGCAACAAGGTCACCGGCGACGTCGTCGTCCCGATCCAGATCGTGGACAACGCGATCGGCGTGATCGGCGACGCGAACGTCGTGGGCGGCAACCACACGCAGACCTGGGACCACAACCAGGACATCGCGACGACCGGCGAAGGCTCCAGCATCGCGGGCAACGCGGTCGCCCTCGACTGGGCGCTCCCCGTGCAGATCGCCGGGAACGGCGGCGGCGTCGCCGGCGGCACCGGCCGCGTGACCGGTGGGTCGGCCAGCCAAAGCGCCACCGAGACCGGCAACGTCGACACGAACGGCGACGGCTCGGCCCTCTCCGGCAACGTGGTGGCGGGCCAGCTCGCCACCCCGGTCCAGGTGACCGGCAACGCCGCCTCGTACCTGCTCGGCAACGGGCAGAGCCACGGCTACTCCGCCGACACCGCCGCGACCTCCGGTGGCTCGCTGTTCAGCTCCGGCGACAACAGCGCGGGATCGGGCAACGTGGTCGGCGCGCCGATCGCCCTGCCGGTCAAGTTCAACTGCAACTCGGGTGCCGTGTGGGGCTCGCTGTCGAACTCCGACGGCTGCAACACCTCCGCCGACGCCAAGGCCGGCGACACGCGCGAGGGCAGCCTCGGCATCCCGACCTACGTCCAGACCAGCGGCAACGACTCGTTCCTGTCCGGCACCGGCGGGGCGGCCTCGCTGTCCCCGATCGCGAACGTCGCGGGTGTCGCGGGCTCGTGGATCGGCAACGCCTCGGCGGGCATCCCCGACGCCGGCAGCTCCTCCAGCACGGTCGACTCGGGCGGCTTCGTCAAGACCGCCGGTGACAACGCGAGCGGCTCGGGCAACGTCCTGAACCCGTCGGTCGCGCTGCCGGTCGAGGTCTTCGGCGTCGGTGGCACCTACATCGGCCAGGCGAACGCGGCGCACGACAACACCACCGACGCCAACGCGGGCAACGGCAGCTACACCAAGGGCAACGACTCCGTCCTCGGTGGCAACATCGTCAACACCCAGGCCGCGGGCGCGCCCGAGGTCTTCGGCATCGGCGGCAGCCACATCGGCAACGCGACCGGCTCGGCGACCGAGGACAAGACGGTCACCGCCGGTGCGTACGACGGCACGCAGGGCAGCGACTCGTCCGGCTCGGGCAACGTCGTCCAGGTGCCGGTCGGCCTGCCCGCCGAGGTCTTCGGCGTGGGCGGCTCGTTCATCGGCCAGGGCTCCGGCTCGGCCGACGAGACCAAGGTCGTCTCCGGTGGCGGCGGTGGCAGCACCCACGACGACAACGGCTTCCTGAGCTCGAACCTGGGCACCGTGCCGGCTTCGCTGCCGGTGCAGGTCGCCAACATCGGCGGCGCGTTCGTCGGCCAGGGCCACGGCAAGGGCTCGACCGACACGACGTCCAACGCGGGCGGCGACGTCACGGCGAACGGCCCCGCGGGCGCCGGCGCCGGCAACATCGTCGAGGCCCCGGTCTCGCTCCCGGTGCTGGCCGCCGGCAGCGGTGCCGCCCTCGCGGGCATCGGCACCGGTGAGAACAACAACATCACCGACTCCACGGCGGGCGGCGACGCCCTCACCGACGGCCAGGACGGTGCGCTGACCGGCAACATCGTGAAGGCCCCCATCGCGGGTGCCGCGCAGCTGTTCAGCGACGGGGTCGCGGCTGCGGCCCTGGGCCACGGCCTGGGCACGAGCGACACGATGTCGCAGGCGGGCGGCGACGCCACCACCAACGGTGACCGCGGCAGCGTGGCCGGCAACATCATCGGCGCCGACGCGCTGCCGGTGGCGCAGGTCTTCGGCGACGCCGTCAGCGCGGCGGGTGTCGCCAGCGGCACCGGGATCAACACGACGTCCGTGCACAACGCGGGCGACGACACCACCTCCGGTGTCGAGGGCGCCATCTCCGGCAACATCCTCGACATCCCGGCCACGGCGATCGCGCAGCTGTTCGGCGACGCGGTGACCGTGGGCGGCGTCGCGCACGCCGTCGGCGACAACACGCTGACCACGCAGAACGGTGGCGAGCCCGTCACCGAGGGCGACGGGTCCAGCCTGTCGGGCTACAACTTCTACCACGCGCTCGCCGTGCCGGTGCAGATCTTCGGGGTGCCCCTCGAGCTGCTCGGGGTCGCGACCGCGGACGCGACCGACATGACGAGCATCGACGGGAACGACGACGCCATCGCGTTCCCGGTCGACGGTTCGGAGATGGCGGCCGACGAGCTGCCCTCGCTGACCGGGCTCGCCAGCGGCCTGCCGACGGCGGGGCTGCCCACCCAGGGCCTGCCCGCGCTGCCGACCGCGCTGCCGACCGCCGCGCCGATCGGTGCCCAGCGTGCCGACCTGCCGACCGGGGGCAACCCGCTGGCCGGGCTCTCGCAGCTGGCGCACCTGCCCACCCCGGGCGGCGTCTCCGGCGTCCCGGCGCTGCCGAAGCCGACCCTGCCCAACGCCTCGGCGCTGCCCGCGGTGACCGGCCTGTCGGCACTGGGTGGTGCGCTGCCCGGGCACACCGAGCGTGCGGACCTGCCGACCGCCGGCCTGCCGATCGCGACGCCGGCCCTGCCGGTCCTGGCTGCCCTGCCCGGCACCGAGCGTGCGGACCTGCCCACCGGTGGCCTGCCCGTCGCGCTGCCGGCGCTGCCGACCGGTGGCCTGCCCGTCGCGCTGCCGGCCCTGCCCGCCCTGGGTGGCGTCCCGGCGCTGCCGGTCGCCCTCCCGGTGACCCCGGCCCTGCCGGCCACCCCGGCGCTGCCGGCCGCCCCGGCGCTGCCGGTGAACGCCAAGCTGCCGGTGCTGAACAGCGCCGCCCCGGCCGCGCAGGTTCCGGCCATGTCGGGCCTGGACTCCACCGGCTTCCTCGCGAAGCTGCTGGGCCTGGTGAAGCGCAAGTAG
- a CDS encoding dioxygenase family protein: MTRTPVLYLSHGAPPLADDPTWTRQLAAWSADLPKPRAILVVSAHWEEAPLTIAATTTVPLVYDFWGFPERYYQVKYAAPGAPELAEKVRKLLRSTETPVHDAPERGLDHGAYVPLVEMYPDADVPVLQVSMPSLDPQELFDLGRKLAPLRDEGVLIIGSGFFTHNLSGMARATDGTPPAWSAEFDHWGEEAVRGGDVDALLDFRHKAPSATLAHPRIEHFAPLFVSLGATAEEKSGRTVIDGFWHGLAKRSLQFS, encoded by the coding sequence ATGACCCGCACCCCGGTCCTCTATCTCAGCCACGGAGCGCCGCCGCTCGCCGACGACCCCACGTGGACCCGCCAGCTCGCCGCCTGGTCGGCCGACCTGCCCAAGCCCCGCGCGATCCTGGTCGTGTCGGCGCACTGGGAGGAGGCGCCGCTGACCATCGCGGCCACCACGACCGTGCCACTCGTCTACGACTTCTGGGGCTTCCCCGAGCGTTACTACCAGGTGAAGTACGCCGCGCCGGGTGCGCCGGAGCTGGCGGAGAAGGTGCGGAAGCTGCTCCGCTCGACGGAGACCCCTGTGCACGACGCGCCGGAGCGCGGCCTCGACCACGGCGCCTACGTGCCGCTCGTCGAGATGTACCCGGACGCCGACGTCCCGGTGCTGCAGGTCTCGATGCCCTCGCTGGACCCGCAGGAGCTGTTCGACCTCGGCCGCAAGCTCGCGCCGCTGCGCGACGAAGGCGTGCTGATCATCGGCAGCGGCTTCTTCACGCACAACCTGAGCGGCATGGCCCGCGCCACCGACGGGACGCCGCCCGCGTGGTCGGCCGAGTTCGACCACTGGGGTGAGGAGGCCGTGCGCGGCGGAGACGTCGACGCGCTCCTCGACTTCCGGCACAAGGCGCCGTCGGCCACGCTCGCGCACCCGCGGATCGAGCACTTCGCACCGCTGTTCGTCTCCCTTGGCGCGACCGCGGAGGAGAAGTCCGGCCGCACGGTGATCGACGGCTTCTGGCACGGCCTGGCGAAGCGGTCGCTGCAGTTCTCCTGA